A region of Pseudomonas sp. Marseille-Q3773 DNA encodes the following proteins:
- a CDS encoding acyl-CoA dehydrogenase family protein has protein sequence MPLPLLNNARQTLQRFAPGFASLLLELPFEQREAADSPVVDWFKHSGPVALLVPEAGGGLGASACEALQVQLALGALSPSLAVASTMHQFSVASLVAVAANGAGAEGLLLSAIAQQRLLLASGFAEGVPGGGILDAGMEAVQLADGVRLSGSKQPCSLSTSMDLLTASFSRAGEHGEELMIALIPANAPGISHHPFWGNSALAAAQSQELRLEDVYVSDKMIFSAGLKSQLGEVQTIGFIWFELLISASYLGACMGLVERAVDERRWSDQQRVQLACQLQLCLSALEGLAHEVEQLKDDADDLLARLLLVRYGIEQQLASASDLAHQMLGGLAFIRSNQGCDWLASTRGLQFHPPGRFSMTANLDRYLQGATFSIANGVTP, from the coding sequence ATGCCCTTGCCACTCCTGAACAACGCCCGGCAAACGCTGCAGCGCTTTGCCCCGGGCTTCGCCAGCCTGCTCCTGGAACTGCCATTCGAGCAGCGCGAGGCCGCCGACAGCCCGGTGGTGGACTGGTTCAAGCACAGCGGCCCGGTTGCCTTGCTGGTACCCGAGGCTGGCGGTGGCCTGGGCGCCAGCGCCTGCGAAGCGCTACAGGTGCAGCTTGCCCTCGGGGCGTTGTCGCCCTCGCTGGCAGTGGCCAGCACCATGCATCAGTTTTCCGTGGCCAGCCTGGTCGCGGTTGCCGCCAATGGCGCCGGCGCCGAAGGCCTGCTGTTGTCGGCCATCGCCCAGCAGCGTCTGCTGCTGGCCTCGGGCTTCGCCGAGGGCGTGCCCGGTGGCGGCATCCTCGATGCCGGCATGGAGGCCGTGCAGCTGGCCGATGGCGTGCGTCTGAGCGGCAGCAAGCAACCCTGCAGCCTGAGCACTTCGATGGACCTGCTGACCGCCAGCTTCAGCCGGGCCGGCGAGCACGGCGAGGAACTGATGATTGCGCTCATTCCCGCCAATGCACCAGGCATCAGCCACCACCCGTTCTGGGGCAACAGCGCCCTGGCGGCGGCGCAAAGCCAGGAATTGCGCCTGGAGGATGTCTACGTCAGCGACAAGATGATCTTCTCCGCCGGGCTGAAGTCGCAGCTAGGCGAAGTACAGACCATCGGTTTCATCTGGTTCGAGCTGCTGATCAGCGCCAGTTACCTGGGGGCGTGCATGGGCCTGGTGGAGCGGGCTGTCGACGAGCGCCGCTGGAGCGACCAGCAGCGGGTGCAGCTGGCCTGCCAGCTGCAACTGTGCCTGAGCGCGCTGGAAGGCCTGGCCCACGAAGTGGAGCAGCTGAAAGACGACGCCGATGACCTGCTGGCGCGCCTGCTGCTGGTCCGCTACGGCATCGAGCAACAACTGGCCAGCGCCTCCGACCTGGCGCACCAGATGCTTGGTGGCCTTGCCTTCATCCGCTCGAACCAGGGCTGCGACTGGCTGGCCAGCACCCGTGGCCTGCAGTTCCACCCGCCTGGGCGATTCAGCATGACCGCCAACCTCGACCGCTACCTGCAAGGCGCCACCTTCAGCATTGCCAATGGAGTCACCCCGTGA
- a CDS encoding SRPBCC family protein — translation MNEVSLNAHVPSQSAQQVYAAISNFSVYPQLCESVRNIEIETIAEHEVLSHWEVNFHSGILKWQERDVFDRDNLHIHFRQTAGDIEHFSGSWQVSETDGGASIAFRSCFDLGLPMLADMLDPVARQAIRDNISAIIHGLFPNSQIKE, via the coding sequence ATGAATGAAGTCAGCCTGAACGCCCATGTTCCCAGTCAGAGCGCCCAGCAGGTCTACGCGGCCATCAGCAATTTCAGCGTCTACCCGCAGCTGTGCGAGTCGGTGCGCAACATCGAGATCGAGACCATCGCCGAGCACGAAGTGCTGAGCCACTGGGAGGTGAATTTCCATAGCGGCATTCTCAAGTGGCAGGAGCGCGATGTCTTCGACCGTGACAACCTGCACATCCACTTCCGCCAGACCGCGGGCGACATCGAGCACTTCTCCGGCTCGTGGCAAGTCAGCGAAACCGACGGCGGCGCCAGCATCGCCTTCCGCTCCTGCTTCGACCTGGGCCTGCCGATGCTGGCCGACATGCTCGACCCGGTGGCCCGGCAGGCGATTCGCGACAATATCAGCGCCATCATCCATGGCCTGTTCCCGAACAGCCAGATCAAGGAGTGA
- a CDS encoding aminotransferase class III-fold pyridoxal phosphate-dependent enzyme translates to MNSFTPLPEGLDAERIRAQYRDHVNAGYARLASMMNLPIEVAGEGVYLFDTDGNRYLDAGGYGVFLLGHSHPQVVEQVSRQLHSHPMASKLLLNPFQAQAATALAAVCPDPLQYVYFCNSGTEATEAALKLAWLNGCQQVISTQGGYHGKTLGSLAVTGRELYRSPFAERLGDSHFVPYGDAEALRRQLQAQPARACVILEPVQAEAGVIVPEPGYLQQVRQLCDQYGAVLIADEIQSGMGRTGRWWACDHEGVVADILLVGKSLSGGCVPVSAMVCTAEMQAPLNRNPLMHTSTFGANPLAMAAVMATLDVMQRDQLVSRAAALGQRLRQGLQALLRQHPRGAEVQLRSAGLLLGLEFTDAGLAANMVMHLIDQRIVVNHSLNDHRVIRLTPPALYSDSDVEWLLGGFARALACTFE, encoded by the coding sequence ATGAACAGCTTCACTCCCTTGCCCGAAGGGCTGGACGCCGAGCGCATACGCGCGCAGTACCGTGACCATGTCAATGCCGGCTATGCCCGCCTGGCGTCGATGATGAACCTGCCCATCGAGGTGGCTGGCGAAGGCGTCTACTTGTTCGACACGGACGGCAACCGCTATCTGGATGCCGGTGGTTATGGCGTGTTCCTGCTTGGCCATTCGCACCCGCAGGTGGTCGAACAGGTCAGCCGCCAATTGCACAGCCACCCGATGGCCAGCAAGCTGCTGCTCAACCCGTTCCAGGCCCAGGCCGCTACAGCGCTGGCTGCGGTATGCCCCGACCCGCTGCAGTACGTGTACTTCTGCAACTCAGGTACCGAAGCCACCGAGGCGGCGCTCAAGCTGGCCTGGCTCAACGGTTGCCAGCAGGTGATCTCGACTCAGGGCGGCTACCACGGCAAGACCCTCGGTTCGCTGGCGGTCACCGGGCGAGAGCTGTACCGCTCCCCGTTCGCCGAGCGGCTGGGCGACAGCCACTTCGTGCCCTATGGCGATGCCGAAGCGCTGCGCCGCCAATTGCAGGCCCAGCCCGCCCGCGCCTGCGTGATCCTCGAACCGGTCCAGGCCGAAGCGGGGGTGATCGTGCCCGAGCCCGGCTACCTGCAGCAGGTGCGCCAGCTCTGCGACCAGTACGGCGCGGTGCTCATCGCCGACGAGATCCAGTCCGGCATGGGCCGCACCGGGCGCTGGTGGGCCTGCGACCACGAGGGCGTGGTCGCCGACATCCTGCTGGTCGGCAAAAGCCTGTCCGGTGGCTGCGTGCCGGTCAGCGCCATGGTCTGCACTGCCGAAATGCAGGCGCCGCTCAACCGCAACCCGCTGATGCACACCTCCACCTTCGGCGCCAACCCGCTGGCCATGGCGGCAGTAATGGCGACCTTGGACGTGATGCAGCGCGACCAGCTGGTAAGCCGCGCCGCGGCACTGGGGCAACGCCTGCGCCAAGGCCTGCAGGCGCTGCTGCGCCAGCACCCGCGTGGCGCCGAAGTGCAGCTGCGCAGCGCCGGCCTGCTGCTGGGCCTGGAGTTCACCGACGCCGGGCTGGCAGCCAACATGGTCATGCACCTGATCGACCAACGCATCGTGGTCAACCATTCGCTCAACGATCACCGGGTAATCCGCCTGACACCGCCAGCCTTGTACAGCGACAGCGACGTCGAATGGCTGCTGGGCGGTTTCGCCCGCGCCCTTGCCTGCACCTTCGAATAG
- a CDS encoding SDR family oxidoreductase yields MSGPTRLTVFLTGGAGVLGDTLIDQLAERYHLICLTRRSSINHPGVETLRGDICQPRLGLSGTDYLALTKRVDWVIHCAAITRLDGHAEAVFSVNYQGTEQVLEFVRDADVPLYHISTAFTHPCDYHPGVMPSTPYEEVKRQAETLVREAGVPVSIFRPSIIIGDSHSGHMPILQGFHLTMGLMMSGYLPIIPCPEAGRVDVIARDVAAAGIASALDQRLIGDDYFLSNGPQALDIRTLLDLMCAEMQDQGKPFQRPRCMNPDIYERLVRPVFLPALEENIRAALGRATQLCRYASLLQPLPSSLEQLLPAQRLARRSPRQELALTLARLSPKLSAMQRMLKIPVASERRGELAMEA; encoded by the coding sequence ATGTCAGGACCCACGCGGCTGACCGTTTTCCTAACCGGCGGAGCCGGTGTACTGGGCGATACCCTGATCGACCAACTGGCCGAGCGCTATCACCTGATCTGCCTGACCCGCCGCAGCAGCATCAACCACCCCGGGGTCGAGACCCTGCGCGGTGACATCTGCCAACCGCGCCTGGGCCTGTCCGGCACGGATTACCTGGCATTGACCAAACGGGTCGACTGGGTCATCCACTGCGCAGCCATCACCCGCCTGGATGGCCACGCCGAAGCCGTGTTTTCGGTCAACTACCAAGGCACCGAGCAGGTGCTGGAATTCGTTCGCGACGCCGACGTACCGCTGTATCACATCAGCACCGCCTTCACCCACCCGTGTGACTATCACCCCGGGGTGATGCCTTCGACCCCGTACGAAGAGGTCAAGCGCCAGGCCGAAACCCTGGTACGAGAGGCAGGCGTACCGGTGTCGATCTTCCGCCCGTCGATCATCATCGGCGACAGTCACAGCGGCCACATGCCGATCCTACAAGGTTTTCACCTGACCATGGGCCTGATGATGTCGGGCTACCTGCCGATCATCCCTTGCCCGGAAGCCGGGCGGGTCGATGTCATCGCCCGCGATGTGGCAGCAGCCGGCATTGCCAGCGCCCTGGACCAACGCCTGATCGGTGACGACTACTTCCTCAGCAACGGCCCGCAGGCGCTGGATATCCGTACCCTGCTCGACCTGATGTGCGCGGAAATGCAGGACCAGGGCAAGCCCTTCCAGCGCCCGCGCTGCATGAACCCGGACATCTACGAACGCCTGGTGCGCCCGGTATTCCTGCCCGCCCTGGAAGAGAACATCCGCGCCGCCCTCGGCCGCGCCACCCAACTGTGCCGCTACGCCAGCCTGCTGCAGCCGCTGCCCAGCTCGCTGGAGCAACTGCTGCCGGCGCAGCGCCTGGCCCGCCGTTCGCCACGCCAGGAGCTGGCCCTGACCCTGGCGCGCCTGTCGCCCAAGCTTTCGGCCATGCAGCGCATGTTGAAGATTCCGGTAGCCAGCGAGCGCCGTGGCGAACTGGCCATGGAGGCCTGA
- a CDS encoding AraC family transcriptional regulator has product MRWDGAVTFGDYWLGYIGKTDQTAAHAHVAIQLCIGLRYDITVEFGNHVLTAPGVLIGPSVDHRSLPNPGRVAFLYFYPDAPLGRALKALLDDSGTAAISPDIVDCVRNAANFNDVVRALELKLVPLDSFDPRLSNALHLLRQDCAGIGAVSRAASAVGLSSPRLRFFATRQMGVPLSQWIIWRKLERACHALANGASLSDAAIAGDFADQAHLTRMMRRMVGMSPSRVAAVLRNTSDSFKNQ; this is encoded by the coding sequence ATGAGATGGGATGGAGCCGTAACCTTCGGTGATTACTGGCTGGGCTATATCGGCAAGACCGACCAGACTGCCGCCCACGCCCACGTTGCCATTCAGCTGTGCATCGGCCTGCGCTACGACATCACGGTGGAGTTCGGCAACCACGTCCTCACCGCGCCGGGGGTATTGATCGGGCCTTCTGTCGACCATCGCTCGCTGCCCAACCCAGGCCGTGTTGCCTTTCTCTACTTCTACCCCGACGCGCCTCTTGGCCGTGCGTTGAAGGCCCTGCTCGACGACAGCGGCACGGCAGCGATCAGCCCCGATATTGTCGATTGCGTGCGAAACGCGGCCAACTTCAATGACGTGGTTCGGGCACTGGAGCTCAAGCTGGTACCGCTGGACAGCTTCGACCCGCGTTTGTCCAATGCCCTGCACCTGCTGCGCCAGGACTGCGCCGGCATCGGTGCGGTATCGCGTGCGGCCAGTGCGGTTGGCCTGTCCAGCCCGCGCCTGCGCTTTTTCGCCACGCGGCAGATGGGCGTGCCGCTGTCGCAATGGATCATCTGGCGCAAACTCGAGCGGGCCTGCCATGCCCTGGCCAACGGCGCCAGCCTCAGCGATGCCGCGATCGCCGGTGATTTCGCTGACCAGGCCCACCTCACCCGCATGATGCGGCGCATGGTTGGCATGTCGCCAAGCCGCGTTGCCGCGGTGCTGCGCAATACAAGCGATTCGTTCAAGAATCAGTAA
- a CDS encoding FKBP-type peptidyl-prolyl cis-trans isomerase — protein sequence MKQHRLAAAVALVGLVLAGCDQQTSSPELKTPAQKASYGIGLNMGKSLAQEGMEDLDSKAVALGIEDAVGKKEQRIKDEELVEAFTALQKRAEERLTKASEEAASAGKKFLEENAKKPGVVTTASGLQYEVVKKADGPQPKPTDVVTVHYEGKLIDGKVFDSSVERGSPIDLPVSGVIPGWVEGLQLMHVGEKYKLFIPAELAYGAQSPSPLIPANSVLVFDLELIAIKDPAQLQGAEPEAEAPAEAPAEAPAK from the coding sequence ATGAAACAGCATCGTTTGGCGGCTGCGGTTGCCCTGGTAGGCCTGGTACTGGCTGGCTGTGATCAACAGACCAGCAGCCCCGAGCTGAAGACTCCGGCGCAGAAAGCCTCCTACGGTATCGGCCTGAACATGGGCAAGAGCCTGGCTCAGGAAGGCATGGAAGACCTTGATTCGAAAGCAGTCGCCCTCGGCATCGAAGACGCCGTCGGCAAGAAAGAACAGCGTATCAAGGATGAAGAGCTGGTCGAGGCTTTCACCGCATTGCAAAAACGCGCAGAGGAACGCCTGACCAAGGCCAGCGAAGAAGCTGCTTCTGCCGGCAAGAAGTTCCTCGAGGAAAACGCCAAGAAGCCAGGCGTGGTCACCACGGCCTCGGGCTTGCAGTACGAAGTGGTCAAGAAGGCCGACGGCCCGCAGCCCAAGCCGACCGACGTGGTCACCGTCCACTATGAAGGCAAGCTGATCGATGGCAAGGTGTTCGACAGCTCCGTCGAGCGCGGCAGCCCGATCGACCTGCCGGTCAGCGGTGTGATCCCGGGTTGGGTCGAAGGCTTGCAACTGATGCACGTTGGCGAGAAATACAAGCTGTTCATCCCGGCGGAACTGGCCTACGGCGCACAAAGCCCGAGCCCGCTGATCCCGGCCAATTCGGTACTGGTGTTCGACCTTGAACTGATCGCCATCAAGGACCCGGCCCAGCTGCAAGGCGCCGAGCCGGAAGCCGAGGCCCCGGCCGAAGCTCCAGCCGAGGCACCTGCCAAGTAA
- a CDS encoding DUF1232 domain-containing protein — MSAPWNFTRFLPLAERLLSRGRLPALLFAVARKGPRLGQLREDVKLLQSLCLAWWRGEYRAISAKALVTIVAGLLYFVSPIDAIPDWLLGVGLLDDIAVLGWVLKTVADELARFKAWRDSQAPERLRVVERLPTTPEALQLERKT; from the coding sequence ATGAGCGCACCCTGGAATTTCACCCGTTTCCTGCCCCTGGCCGAGCGTCTGCTCAGCCGTGGCCGGTTGCCGGCCCTGTTGTTCGCGGTGGCCCGCAAAGGCCCGCGCCTCGGCCAGCTGCGGGAAGATGTGAAGCTGTTGCAGTCGCTGTGCCTGGCCTGGTGGCGTGGTGAGTACCGCGCCATCAGCGCCAAGGCCTTGGTCACCATCGTCGCCGGCCTGCTGTATTTCGTCAGCCCTATCGATGCCATCCCCGACTGGCTGCTGGGAGTGGGCTTGCTTGACGACATCGCCGTGCTGGGTTGGGTACTGAAGACCGTGGCTGACGAGCTGGCGCGCTTCAAGGCCTGGCGCGACAGCCAGGCGCCCGAGCGGCTGCGCGTGGTCGAACGCCTGCCGACCACCCCGGAAGCCTTGCAGCTGGAGCGCAAGACGTAG
- a CDS encoding helix-turn-helix transcriptional regulator, translated as MGIQVISRDGQPEYAVVPWEDYQALLKAAGQAPAEAAARDAGSAAASAPLPAFSEVAQIRQAKGIAPEQLARNVGVSPAYLAMIEAGERQPDAAIRRALAWHLGVAGWSEPS; from the coding sequence ATGGGTATTCAGGTCATCAGCCGGGACGGTCAACCCGAGTACGCCGTGGTTCCCTGGGAGGACTACCAGGCGCTGCTCAAGGCAGCAGGGCAGGCGCCTGCCGAGGCGGCTGCGCGGGATGCGGGCAGTGCCGCTGCCAGCGCACCCTTGCCGGCATTCAGTGAGGTCGCACAGATTCGCCAGGCCAAGGGTATCGCGCCTGAGCAACTGGCGCGCAACGTCGGGGTAAGCCCGGCTTACCTGGCCATGATCGAGGCAGGCGAACGCCAACCGGATGCCGCCATCCGCCGCGCCCTGGCCTGGCATCTGGGCGTGGCCGGCTGGAGCGAGCCATCATGA